From a single Streptomyces sp. 1331.2 genomic region:
- a CDS encoding pirin family protein, which yields MGGPTVSTAETDLTEPNAAAAPRVEVLPARDVPLGGPRAMTVRRTLPQRSRTLIGAWCFVDHYGPDDVAGTGGMDVAPHPHTGLQTVSWLFTGEIEHRDSHGVHAYVRPGEVNLMTSGHGIAHSEVSTPDTTVLHGVQLWIALPAEHLHTARDFHHHAPAPVALDGGGEARVFLGTLAGDTSPVPTFTPLLGAEIHLRPHATVTLDVDPAFEHGLLVDHGDIRLAGTPLRRAELGYLAPGPTTITLTNTTDGDARAVLLGGTPFEEPIIMWWNFVGRSHEDITRAREEWMSSANPDRFGAVEGYPGDRLPAPELPSIPLKARGRAR from the coding sequence ATGGGAGGACCGACCGTGAGCACCGCCGAGACCGACCTCACCGAGCCGAACGCCGCCGCTGCCCCACGGGTGGAGGTCCTGCCCGCCCGGGACGTCCCGCTCGGCGGCCCCCGCGCGATGACCGTCCGACGGACGCTTCCGCAACGCTCCCGCACCCTCATCGGCGCCTGGTGCTTCGTGGACCACTACGGGCCCGACGACGTCGCGGGCACCGGCGGCATGGACGTCGCCCCGCACCCGCACACCGGGCTGCAGACCGTCAGCTGGCTGTTCACCGGCGAGATCGAGCACCGGGACAGCCACGGCGTGCACGCGTACGTCCGCCCGGGCGAGGTGAACCTGATGACCTCCGGCCACGGCATCGCCCACTCCGAGGTCTCCACCCCGGACACCACCGTCCTGCACGGCGTCCAGCTCTGGATCGCCCTGCCCGCGGAACACCTGCACACCGCCCGCGACTTCCACCACCACGCGCCCGCCCCGGTCGCCCTGGACGGCGGCGGCGAGGCCCGGGTCTTCCTCGGCACCCTCGCCGGGGACACCTCCCCCGTTCCCACCTTCACCCCGCTGCTCGGCGCCGAGATCCACCTGCGCCCGCACGCCACCGTCACCCTCGACGTCGACCCCGCCTTCGAACACGGCCTCCTCGTCGACCACGGCGACATCCGCCTCGCCGGCACCCCGCTGCGGCGCGCCGAACTCGGCTACCTCGCTCCCGGCCCCACCACCATCACCCTCACCAACACCACCGACGGCGACGCCCGCGCCGTGCTGCTGGGCGGCACGCCCTTCGAGGAGCCGATCATCATGTGGTGGAACTTCGTCGGGCGGTCTCACGAAGACATTACCCGAGCCCGCGAGGAATGGATGAGCTCCGCGAACCCCGACCGCTTCGGCGCCGTCGAGGGCTACCCGGGCGACCGCCTGCCGGCTCCGGAGCTTCCGTCGATTCCGCTGAAGGCACGCGGCCGGGCGCGCTGA
- a CDS encoding nSTAND1 domain-containing NTPase, giving the protein MGVGRGGPSGGSLGEPRSQQAGKSSLINAGVLPALAEGAIPGSDRWLPLCARPGQDLLTELESAGLPGAAADGLVAAAESRLAAEPDYDHLLLVIDQFEELLTQPVLDSHQRADDRRLRAVDQLVELGGSSAAVTVLLVMRNDFYAPLDALAVHLLELGYTWVSVFCLRRS; this is encoded by the coding sequence GTGGGGGTTGGTCGTGGAGGGCCATCAGGCGGATCGCTCGGCGAGCCACGTTCTCAGCAGGCAGGGAAGTCGTCGCTTATCAACGCGGGTGTCCTGCCCGCGTTGGCTGAGGGAGCGATCCCGGGCAGCGACCGTTGGCTGCCCCTGTGCGCCCGCCCGGGCCAGGACCTTCTCACAGAGCTGGAGAGCGCAGGGCTGCCAGGTGCCGCCGCCGACGGCCTGGTTGCAGCAGCCGAGTCCCGCCTGGCTGCCGAGCCCGATTACGACCATCTTCTGCTGGTGATCGACCAGTTCGAGGAACTCCTCACACAGCCTGTCCTCGACTCGCACCAGCGTGCCGACGACAGGCGTCTACGGGCGGTAGACCAGCTCGTGGAGCTGGGCGGCTCTTCCGCCGCTGTCACTGTGCTCTTGGTCATGCGCAATGACTTCTATGCGCCGCTCGATGCCCTAGCTGTGCATCTGCTGGAGCTTGGTTACACGTGGGTCTCGGTCTTCTGCTTGAGACGTTCGTAG
- a CDS encoding RidA family protein: MSSAVKLIRSTRLTPAVDYAYGAVVDAPARSLWLAGACPLDEDGGTVAVGDYEGQAHQVMRNLITVLEEAGAGLTDIARTTVYVASSDQADLVKVWDVYRAYMAEHDAPSTLLGVSVLGYSDQLVEVEAVAVLP; encoded by the coding sequence ATGAGCAGCGCCGTCAAGCTGATCCGCAGCACACGGCTGACCCCGGCCGTCGACTACGCCTACGGGGCGGTGGTCGACGCCCCGGCCCGCTCGCTCTGGCTGGCCGGGGCCTGCCCGCTCGACGAGGACGGCGGGACGGTCGCCGTCGGCGACTACGAGGGGCAGGCCCATCAGGTCATGCGCAACCTGATAACGGTGCTGGAGGAGGCGGGCGCCGGGCTCACCGACATCGCCCGCACCACGGTGTACGTGGCCTCCAGCGACCAGGCGGACCTGGTGAAGGTGTGGGACGTCTACCGCGCGTACATGGCGGAGCACGACGCGCCCAGCACCCTGCTCGGGGTCTCCGTCCTCGGGTACTCGGACCAGCTGGTGGAGGTGGAGGCGGTGGCCGTGCTGCCCTGA
- a CDS encoding carboxymuconolactone decarboxylase family protein, protein MATAINRGEIEADIKETLGLVPHFFSKIPTELLGPEWEIFKRIELGETLIPNKYKELIGVGLHAETKCKYCSLFHTEAAKLFGATDEEIQEAVHYAKASLGWSAYINGMQEDYDQFAAELAQVTDYVRSKAA, encoded by the coding sequence ATGGCCACCGCGATCAACCGCGGCGAGATCGAGGCCGACATCAAGGAGACGCTGGGCCTCGTCCCACACTTCTTCAGCAAGATCCCCACCGAGCTGCTCGGCCCGGAGTGGGAGATCTTCAAGCGGATCGAGCTCGGGGAGACGCTGATCCCGAACAAGTACAAGGAACTGATAGGCGTCGGGCTGCATGCCGAGACGAAGTGCAAGTACTGCAGCCTGTTCCACACCGAGGCCGCGAAGCTCTTCGGAGCAACGGACGAGGAGATCCAGGAGGCCGTCCACTACGCCAAGGCCAGCCTCGGCTGGAGCGCCTACATCAACGGCATGCAGGAGGACTACGACCAGTTCGCCGCCGAGCTGGCCCAGGTTACCGACTACGTCCGGTCCAAGGCGGCGTAA
- a CDS encoding MarR family winged helix-turn-helix transcriptional regulator: protein MSSETPPAETPPAETPAPDAPAPVADLPPTLLDLSTYLLSRVGKAARGRFAERLGERGLRLRDMAVLASLVDFGPQAQRDLVRRLGIDPSDLAKVVDQLAAAGHVDRARDRADRRRVSVSITDAGRALLAELDAQAREVQDQVLAPLDEGERRVLQSLLLRLHQGLGERRSGL from the coding sequence ATGAGCTCCGAGACCCCGCCCGCCGAGACCCCGCCCGCCGAGACCCCGGCCCCCGATGCCCCGGCCCCGGTCGCCGATCTCCCACCGACCCTGCTGGACCTGAGCACCTATCTGCTCTCCCGGGTCGGCAAGGCGGCGCGCGGCCGGTTCGCCGAGCGGCTGGGCGAACGCGGCCTGCGGCTCCGGGACATGGCGGTGTTGGCCTCGCTCGTCGACTTCGGCCCGCAGGCCCAGCGGGACCTGGTGCGTCGGCTGGGCATCGACCCGAGCGACCTGGCCAAGGTCGTCGACCAGCTCGCCGCCGCCGGCCACGTGGACCGAGCCAGGGACCGGGCCGACCGGCGGCGGGTCTCGGTCTCGATCACCGACGCCGGTCGGGCGCTGCTCGCCGAACTCGACGCGCAGGCACGGGAGGTGCAGGACCAGGTGCTGGCGCCGCTCGACGAGGGGGAGCGGCGGGTGCTGCAGTCACTGCTGCTGCGGCTCCACCAGGGGCTGGGGGAGCGGCGCAGCGGGCTGTGA
- a CDS encoding transcriptional repressor, with protein sequence MVSAGAAVGLSTVYRTLAVLAAAGLADVIRDDSGERLYRHRPGTDHRHYLICRRCGHSLVREFDPVEHWAERIVAQSGFTDVHRTVELVGICAACTGEPNDGET encoded by the coding sequence ATGGTCTCGGCGGGGGCCGCGGTCGGCCTGTCCACCGTCTATCGGACCCTCGCCGTCCTCGCCGCCGCCGGGCTCGCGGACGTCATCCGCGACGACTCCGGCGAGCGCCTGTACCGCCACCGTCCCGGCACCGACCACCGGCACTACCTCATCTGCCGCCGCTGCGGCCACAGCCTCGTGAGGGAGTTCGACCCAGTCGAGCACTGGGCAGAGAGGATCGTCGCCCAGTCCGGCTTCACCGACGTCCACCGCACAGTCGAACTCGTCGGCATCTGCGCCGCTTGTACCGGCGAGCCGAACGACGGTGAAACGTGA
- a CDS encoding IS481 family transposase translates to MPPSQQQQQDRQAHRRLAVLRHAEEVTGNVSLTCRYYGISRNCFYRWQRRYQEEGIEGLRDRSSTPHHSPNATDADVVNKIVYLRQNYHFGPMKIQMYLKRYHDIDIACSAVYRILKRLGLNRLPSSQRYKRHDQRHTRYEKQLPGNRVQIDVKFIEPIGVPAQTASPEPVPVTGTAPKPRRRAKYYQFTAIDDCTRLRVLRIYPRCDQKTAVQFLDYVLERLPFRVEVIQTDNGAEFQSAFHWHVLDKGIAHTYIKPASPHLNGKVERSHRIDAEEFYRMLAGVVDDDTGVLNDKLREWEDYYNFHRPHGALGGQTPYERLKQKTETHV, encoded by the coding sequence ATGCCCCCTTCGCAGCAACAGCAGCAGGACCGCCAGGCCCACCGACGCCTGGCGGTCCTGCGACACGCCGAGGAGGTCACCGGGAACGTCTCGCTGACCTGCCGGTACTACGGAATCAGCCGCAACTGTTTCTACCGGTGGCAACGGCGCTACCAGGAGGAAGGCATCGAGGGCCTGCGCGACCGCTCCAGCACGCCGCACCACAGCCCCAACGCCACCGACGCCGACGTCGTGAACAAGATTGTCTATCTGCGGCAGAACTACCACTTCGGCCCGATGAAGATCCAGATGTACCTCAAGCGGTACCACGACATCGACATCGCCTGCTCCGCCGTCTACCGCATCCTCAAGCGGCTGGGTCTGAACCGGCTCCCCTCCTCCCAGCGCTACAAACGCCACGACCAGCGCCACACCCGCTACGAGAAGCAGCTGCCCGGCAACCGGGTCCAGATCGACGTGAAGTTCATCGAACCGATCGGCGTCCCGGCACAGACGGCGTCCCCGGAGCCTGTCCCGGTCACCGGAACGGCTCCCAAGCCCCGCCGCCGGGCGAAGTACTACCAGTTCACCGCGATCGACGACTGCACCAGACTGCGCGTCCTGCGGATCTATCCGCGGTGCGACCAAAAGACCGCCGTCCAGTTCCTGGACTACGTCCTGGAGCGGCTGCCGTTCCGCGTCGAAGTCATCCAAACGGACAACGGCGCGGAGTTCCAGTCCGCCTTCCACTGGCACGTGCTCGACAAAGGCATCGCCCACACCTACATCAAGCCGGCATCCCCGCACCTCAACGGCAAGGTCGAACGCTCACACCGCATCGACGCCGAGGAGTTCTACCGCATGCTCGCCGGTGTCGTCGACGACGACACCGGCGTGCTCAACGACAAACTCCGAGAATGGGAGGACTACTACAACTTCCACCGCCCCCACGGCGCTCTCGGCGGCCAGACACCCTACGAACGTCTCAAGCAGAAGACCGAGACCCACGTGTAA
- a CDS encoding phenylalanine 4-monooxygenase, whose product MTDNQFRTPIAADGRLGAASVHPGFADPAYLRRRQAIAAPARDHRVGNPSPPVAYSPAEHQTWRRVHRAVWAAQAEHACRAALEARERAPLPADRIPQHTEVGARLRALTGFDFTLAGGVVANRRFLGSMAHGYFHAVQFVRHPAVPLFTPEPDVIHDVLGHGIHLADPRFADLYRLVGRAAMRIDNPDVLQMISDVYWFTLEYGVLEEHGRPRAYGAALLSSYGEMRQLHRCRIRPLDIDAVLATEYTITGYQPVLFSARSLEEVTDVLAGFLDRLDDDSAPLRRTNRS is encoded by the coding sequence GTGACCGACAATCAGTTCCGTACCCCGATCGCGGCCGACGGTCGGCTCGGCGCGGCCTCCGTGCATCCGGGGTTCGCCGATCCGGCCTACCTACGGCGCCGGCAGGCGATCGCCGCGCCGGCTCGCGACCACAGGGTGGGCAACCCGTCGCCGCCGGTCGCCTACAGTCCGGCCGAGCACCAGACGTGGCGCAGGGTTCACCGGGCGGTGTGGGCGGCGCAGGCCGAGCACGCTTGCCGGGCGGCTCTGGAGGCCAGGGAGCGGGCCCCGCTCCCGGCCGACCGGATCCCGCAGCACACGGAGGTCGGTGCGCGCCTGCGGGCCCTGACCGGCTTCGACTTCACCCTGGCGGGGGGTGTGGTCGCCAACAGGCGGTTCCTCGGTTCCATGGCCCACGGGTACTTCCACGCGGTGCAGTTCGTCCGCCACCCGGCGGTGCCGTTGTTCACGCCGGAGCCCGATGTCATCCACGACGTCCTCGGCCACGGCATCCATCTCGCGGACCCGCGGTTCGCCGACCTGTACCGGCTTGTCGGGCGGGCGGCGATGCGGATCGACAATCCGGACGTGCTGCAGATGATCAGCGACGTGTACTGGTTCACCCTGGAGTACGGGGTACTTGAGGAGCACGGCAGGCCCAGGGCCTACGGCGCGGCCCTGCTCTCCTCCTACGGCGAGATGCGTCAGCTCCACCGCTGCCGCATCCGCCCGCTCGACATCGACGCCGTGCTCGCCACCGAGTACACCATCACCGGCTATCAGCCGGTGCTCTTCAGCGCCCGCAGCCTGGAGGAGGTCACCGACGTCCTGGCCGGCTTCCTGGACCGGCTCGACGACGACAGCGCACCCCTCCGGCGCACGAATCGATCCTGA
- a CDS encoding SRPBCC family protein, whose product MTSTTGRETRIEADPQLPTIRIVREFDAPQERVFRAWIEPELVAQWLGPQDLDMKIDTWEARTGGRYRYSMHREGQEVAAFYGSFHEVRPTTRLVQTFTFEGVPDGVSLDTAIFEPAGEGRTRVTVLSVVDSLAARDAILASGMEHGVVEGYRKLDALLAGS is encoded by the coding sequence ATGACGTCCACCACCGGCCGTGAGACCCGGATCGAGGCGGACCCGCAGCTGCCCACCATCCGGATCGTCCGCGAGTTCGACGCCCCGCAGGAGCGGGTGTTCCGGGCCTGGATCGAGCCCGAGCTGGTCGCCCAGTGGCTCGGGCCGCAGGACCTCGACATGAAGATCGACACCTGGGAGGCCCGCACCGGCGGGCGCTACCGCTACTCGATGCACCGCGAGGGGCAGGAGGTCGCCGCCTTCTACGGTTCCTTCCACGAAGTCCGGCCGACCACCCGGCTCGTCCAGACCTTCACCTTCGAGGGCGTGCCGGACGGCGTCTCGCTGGACACCGCGATCTTCGAGCCGGCCGGAGAAGGACGTACCCGCGTCACCGTGCTGTCGGTGGTCGACAGCCTGGCGGCCCGGGACGCCATCCTGGCCAGCGGGATGGAGCACGGGGTGGTCGAGGGCTACCGCAAGCTGGACGCCCTGCTCGCGGGCTCCTGA
- a CDS encoding carboxymuconolactone decarboxylase family protein has product MSDVTVVPADRRVFIDKQSPQAFKALTAAAEAAREAAAEAGLDRRLVELVNLRVSQINGCAYCLNVHTRAALREGETTQRLGVLPAWRDTELFTARERAALALAEATTHPADAAAQETAYGAAREALNDAEISAVIWVAITINSFNRVSIMSKHPVRPTPGQ; this is encoded by the coding sequence GTGAGTGACGTGACAGTGGTCCCGGCGGACCGGCGGGTGTTCATCGACAAGCAGAGCCCCCAGGCGTTCAAGGCGCTGACGGCAGCCGCCGAGGCGGCGCGCGAGGCCGCGGCAGAAGCCGGGCTGGACCGTCGGCTGGTGGAGCTCGTCAACCTCCGGGTGTCGCAGATCAACGGCTGCGCCTACTGCCTGAACGTGCACACCAGGGCCGCGCTGCGCGAGGGCGAGACCACCCAGCGGCTGGGCGTCCTCCCGGCCTGGCGCGACACCGAGCTGTTCACCGCCCGGGAGCGCGCCGCACTCGCGCTCGCCGAGGCGACCACCCACCCGGCCGACGCGGCCGCGCAGGAGACCGCGTACGGCGCCGCGCGCGAGGCGCTGAACGACGCGGAGATCTCGGCGGTGATCTGGGTGGCGATCACCATCAACTCCTTCAACCGGGTCTCGATCATGAGCAAGCACCCGGTCCGTCCGACGCCCGGTCAGTAG
- a CDS encoding SGNH/GDSL hydrolase family protein, producing MIATTGFRRYVAVGDSQTEGLGDGDEAAGWRGWADRLAETIAGHEPGLLYANLAVRGRLAGQVRAEQLAPALALRPDLVTVVAGMNDLMRPGFDAGEVVAELDAMFAAFTLTGARVLTFTFPDIGRIAPLARGLRPRLLDLNARIRATADHRGVAVVDFFPHEVTTDPRMWSADRLHASPLGHAGIAAAAADTLALPGSDRGWAEPLPPLPAAGRPRRAAQEAAWIGTFLGPWLMRRLRGRSSGDGRVAKRPELRTVGAPRPAP from the coding sequence ATGATCGCGACCACGGGATTCCGCCGCTACGTCGCGGTCGGGGACAGCCAGACCGAGGGCCTGGGCGACGGTGACGAGGCGGCCGGATGGCGCGGCTGGGCGGACCGATTGGCCGAGACGATCGCCGGGCACGAACCCGGCCTGCTCTACGCCAACCTCGCCGTGCGCGGCCGACTCGCCGGCCAGGTGCGGGCCGAACAGCTCGCCCCTGCCCTCGCGCTGCGACCGGACCTGGTCACCGTGGTCGCCGGGATGAACGACCTGATGCGGCCGGGCTTCGACGCGGGCGAGGTGGTGGCGGAGCTGGACGCGATGTTCGCCGCCTTCACGCTCACCGGGGCGCGGGTGCTCACCTTCACCTTCCCCGACATCGGCCGGATCGCGCCACTGGCCCGCGGGCTGCGACCCCGGCTCCTGGACCTCAACGCGCGCATCCGGGCCACGGCCGACCACCGCGGCGTCGCGGTCGTCGACTTCTTCCCGCACGAGGTGACGACCGATCCGCGCATGTGGAGTGCGGACCGGCTGCACGCCAGCCCGCTCGGCCACGCCGGGATCGCCGCCGCGGCGGCCGACACGCTCGCGCTGCCCGGCAGCGACCGCGGGTGGGCCGAGCCGCTGCCACCGCTCCCGGCAGCGGGGCGCCCTCGGCGAGCCGCCCAGGAGGCCGCCTGGATCGGCACCTTCCTCGGACCGTGGCTGATGCGCCGCCTGCGCGGGCGCTCCTCCGGCGACGGAAGAGTCGCGAAGCGCCCGGAACTGCGGACCGTCGGGGCGCCCCGCCCGGCGCCCTGA
- a CDS encoding leucine-rich repeat domain-containing protein, producing the protein MTDDVVLNLWRQPLGEVPAEVWDRTDLTVLILAETGISELSSAIGRLTGLRTLDLGHNRIAALPAELGDLTGLGDFLYLHDNELTALPDSLGRLTALRYLNAGENRLTELPAAIGGMASLVELRAQHNRLGALPGTIGELGALRELWLRGNELTGLPDSVARLAELRELELRENALAEVPAVLAGLPQLRRLDLRGNRITELPHWLAEPTALPALEKLDLRWNEVRPSVRLLDALGARGCVVLH; encoded by the coding sequence GTGACGGACGACGTGGTGCTGAACCTCTGGCGGCAGCCGCTCGGGGAGGTGCCGGCCGAAGTGTGGGACCGCACCGACCTCACCGTGCTCATCCTCGCCGAGACCGGAATTTCCGAACTCTCCTCGGCCATCGGTCGGTTGACCGGGCTGCGGACCCTCGACCTCGGGCACAACCGGATCGCCGCGCTGCCCGCCGAGCTGGGAGACCTCACCGGGCTCGGCGACTTCCTCTACCTCCATGACAACGAGCTCACCGCCCTGCCCGACTCCCTCGGGCGGCTCACCGCGCTGCGCTACCTCAACGCGGGCGAGAACCGGCTCACCGAACTGCCCGCCGCCATCGGCGGGATGGCCTCACTGGTCGAACTCCGCGCGCAGCACAACCGGCTCGGCGCGCTGCCCGGAACGATCGGCGAGCTCGGCGCATTGCGCGAACTCTGGCTCCGGGGCAACGAGTTGACAGGTCTGCCGGACTCCGTGGCGCGGCTCGCCGAGCTGCGTGAGCTGGAGCTGAGGGAGAACGCCCTCGCCGAGGTCCCGGCGGTACTCGCCGGGCTGCCGCAGCTGCGCCGCCTCGACCTGCGCGGCAACCGGATCACCGAACTGCCGCACTGGCTGGCCGAACCGACCGCACTGCCCGCGCTGGAGAAGCTCGACCTGCGGTGGAACGAGGTGCGGCCCTCCGTGCGGCTGCTGGACGCGCTCGGTGCGCGCGGGTGCGTGGTGCTGCACTGA
- a CDS encoding MobC family plasmid mobilization relaxosome protein, with protein MPTKEEKQQTQPTAEAPSAATRRRLRQSVPRTNRICPRFSDPEWSLLQRAAARAQLTPGGYTAAAAVAAAASSDPSAAIADYRRGIQELMESNRQLGAVGNNLNQVAHFLNAGGQAGADLRLLLARVEASIDAVDDAVNWLVRR; from the coding sequence GTGCCGACGAAGGAGGAGAAGCAGCAGACCCAGCCGACCGCCGAAGCCCCCAGTGCTGCCACCCGCCGACGCCTGCGCCAGAGCGTGCCGCGCACCAACCGCATCTGCCCGCGATTCAGCGACCCCGAGTGGTCCCTCCTGCAGCGCGCCGCCGCCCGAGCCCAACTCACCCCCGGCGGCTACACCGCAGCCGCCGCCGTGGCCGCCGCCGCGAGCAGCGACCCCAGCGCGGCCATCGCCGACTACCGGCGCGGCATCCAGGAACTGATGGAGTCCAACCGCCAGCTCGGCGCGGTGGGCAACAACCTCAACCAGGTAGCGCACTTCCTCAACGCCGGCGGCCAGGCGGGCGCCGACCTGCGCCTCCTCCTGGCCCGCGTCGAAGCCTCCATCGACGCGGTCGACGACGCGGTCAACTGGCTGGTCCGCCGGTGA
- a CDS encoding VOC family protein: MDAPYPRLLVTRFAECFAFYCAVLPPLTGATLVKGAPEGPYANWDVADRAALVLYDRAAMAATLGTTDRPALPAAPAQDAAMLVFRVDEVDAALDLCLRHGGTLAVAATDRPEWGPNLRSAHLRDPDGHLIELQSY; this comes from the coding sequence GTGGACGCCCCGTACCCCCGCCTGCTCGTCACCCGCTTCGCCGAGTGCTTCGCCTTCTACTGCGCAGTCCTCCCGCCGCTCACCGGCGCCACCCTGGTCAAGGGCGCGCCCGAGGGCCCGTACGCCAACTGGGACGTCGCCGACCGGGCCGCCCTGGTGCTCTACGACCGCGCCGCGATGGCCGCCACCCTCGGCACCACGGACCGGCCGGCCCTCCCCGCCGCACCCGCGCAGGACGCCGCGATGCTGGTCTTCCGCGTGGACGAGGTGGACGCCGCCCTCGACCTCTGCCTGCGCCACGGCGGCACCCTGGCCGTCGCGGCGACCGACCGCCCGGAGTGGGGGCCGAACCTGCGCAGCGCCCATCTGCGCGACCCCGACGGCCACCTGATCGAGCTGCAGTCCTACTGA
- the thrS gene encoding threonine--tRNA ligase encodes MNEHLLIDGPLNDGAPADGPLNDDAPADGRAHELPAHDHRRLGRELDLFDTDPLMGSGLPYWLPGGAAIRHTLEEFIRGAERRAGYRHVYSPVLGKRELYEISGHWAHYRDDMYPPMQLGSEEMVLRPSLCPHHALIFRSRSHSYRELPLRMAELGGMYRSELSGVLGGLTRVRAIQLNDAHVFCTPEQAADEAVAALELIREAHRALGVVPVRYRLSLPGGGGKYVADPALWERATALLTDVLERSGVPFEAAEGEAAFYGPKIDVQIADGAGREFTLSTVQIDLHQPERFNLHYIGPDGAKHRPVMVHRSVIGSVERVVAHLIELHGGAFPAWLAPVQVALVPISEAEVPQAERLRQRCLDLGLRAEIAGPEHGTLGARIREARLVPYQAVIGAKEAVDDRVALRLRDGRRLEPLAAEEAWARIGSLVAACSAELWEDGAEA; translated from the coding sequence ATGAACGAACACCTCCTGATCGACGGCCCGTTGAACGACGGTGCGCCGGCCGACGGCCCGCTGAACGACGACGCTCCGGCCGACGGCCGCGCGCACGAGCTCCCCGCCCATGACCACCGCAGGCTCGGCCGCGAACTCGACCTCTTCGACACCGATCCGCTGATGGGCTCCGGCCTGCCGTACTGGCTGCCCGGCGGCGCCGCGATCCGGCACACCCTGGAGGAGTTCATCCGCGGCGCCGAGCGCCGGGCCGGCTACCGTCACGTCTACTCCCCGGTGCTCGGCAAGCGAGAGCTGTACGAGATCTCCGGCCACTGGGCGCACTACCGCGACGACATGTACCCGCCCATGCAACTGGGCTCGGAGGAGATGGTGCTGCGGCCCAGCCTCTGTCCGCACCACGCGCTGATCTTCCGCTCCCGCTCCCACAGCTACCGTGAACTGCCACTGCGGATGGCAGAGTTGGGCGGCATGTACCGCTCCGAACTGTCCGGTGTGCTGGGCGGGCTGACCAGGGTCCGGGCGATCCAGCTGAACGACGCGCACGTGTTCTGCACCCCGGAGCAGGCCGCCGACGAGGCTGTCGCCGCACTGGAGTTGATCCGCGAGGCGCACCGGGCGCTCGGCGTCGTACCCGTCCGCTACCGGCTCTCGCTGCCCGGCGGGGGCGGCAAGTACGTGGCGGACCCGGCCCTTTGGGAGCGTGCCACCGCGCTGCTGACCGACGTGCTGGAGCGCTCCGGGGTGCCGTTCGAGGCCGCGGAGGGCGAGGCCGCGTTCTACGGGCCCAAGATCGACGTGCAGATCGCCGACGGCGCCGGGCGGGAGTTCACCCTCTCCACCGTGCAGATCGACCTCCACCAGCCCGAGCGGTTCAACCTGCACTACATCGGCCCGGACGGAGCCAAGCACCGCCCGGTGATGGTGCACCGCAGCGTGATCGGCAGCGTCGAGCGGGTGGTCGCCCACCTCATCGAGCTGCACGGCGGCGCGTTCCCGGCCTGGCTCGCGCCGGTCCAGGTCGCCCTGGTGCCGATCTCTGAGGCCGAGGTGCCACAGGCCGAACGGCTCCGGCAGCGCTGCCTCGACCTGGGGCTGCGTGCCGAGATCGCCGGGCCCGAGCACGGCACCCTCGGCGCCCGGATCCGGGAGGCCCGGCTGGTGCCCTACCAGGCGGTGATCGGTGCCAAGGAGGCCGTGGACGACCGGGTCGCGCTGCGGCTGCGGGACGGCCGGCGGCTGGAGCCGCTGGCGGCCGAGGAGGCGTGGGCGCGGATCGGCTCGCTGGTGGCGGCGTGCAGCGCCGAGCTGTGGGAGGACGGCGCCGAGGCCTGA
- a CDS encoding C40 family peptidase — translation MEARPTARDHDHGHGQEQDRCQDLGVGRRRMLGLALGAGLVPALAPAAHATPAATPARTASPTDALGLRVAAVAEAQLGVPYAWGGGDRLGASLGFCDEENGYLNGVCLGEKTVGFDCSGLSLYCWYRASQGTVELGHYTVAQFNRSAPVARDALAPGDLLFFSRPDAPLHHVGIHVGDGAMIHAERTGTLVARVENVLEIPRWAGEFAGARRPGQPIS, via the coding sequence ATGGAAGCACGACCGACCGCCCGTGACCACGACCATGGCCATGGCCAGGAGCAGGACCGCTGTCAGGACCTCGGCGTCGGACGGCGCCGCATGCTCGGCCTCGCGCTCGGGGCCGGGCTGGTCCCGGCACTCGCCCCGGCGGCACACGCGACACCCGCCGCGACGCCCGCCAGGACCGCGTCACCGACCGACGCCCTCGGCCTGCGGGTCGCCGCCGTCGCGGAGGCCCAGCTCGGCGTGCCCTACGCCTGGGGCGGCGGTGACCGCCTCGGCGCGAGCCTCGGGTTCTGCGACGAGGAGAACGGCTACCTCAACGGCGTGTGCCTGGGCGAGAAGACGGTCGGCTTCGACTGCAGCGGCCTGTCGCTCTACTGCTGGTACCGGGCCAGCCAAGGCACCGTCGAGCTGGGTCACTACACCGTCGCCCAGTTCAACCGCAGCGCCCCGGTGGCGCGCGATGCGCTCGCCCCGGGCGACCTGCTGTTCTTCTCCCGCCCCGACGCGCCGCTGCACCACGTCGGGATCCACGTCGGCGACGGCGCGATGATCCACGCCGAGCGCACCGGGACACTGGTGGCCCGCGTCGAGAACGTGCTCGAAATCCCGCGCTGGGCAGGTGAGTTCGCGGGCGCCCGGCGTCCCGGGCAACCCATCTCCTGA